In Crinalium epipsammum PCC 9333, the genomic window CATCTCCCACAGCGTTAGAACCCGCCGCACAAGCAGTTACAGAGCAAGAATTTGGTCCCTTAGCCCCGATATGAATTGCAGTTAAACCTGCTGCCATATTGGCAATCATCATCGGAATCATAAAAGGGCTACAGCGATCTGGTCCTTTTGTTAGGTAAATTTCTTCTTGGTCTTCTAGTACCTTCAGACCACCGATGCCAGTGCCAATAATGACACCTATCTGTTCTGCGTTCAGGTCATTAATGGTTAGTTCAGCGTCTGCGATCGCCTGCTTGCTGGCAGCAACTGCAAACTGGGCAAACCGATCCATCCGCTTGGCTTCTTTGCGCTCCAAGTACTCATGAGGATCAAAATTTTTCACCTCACCTGCGATGCGGCAAGCGTGTTTTGATGCGTCAAATAAAGTGATCAAACCAATACCATTGCGACCGTTTAACAATCCTGACCAATACTCGGTCAGGTTATTGCCAATCGGTGTAATCGCGCCGAGACCCGTTACAACAACGCGTTTACGGTCAAAATTTGTCATGATGCCAGTAATGTAGGGCTTCTATACCCAAAACTCAGAAAAATACACAAGTGAGTTACTAGGACTGAGTACTGAGCAGCTATAAATTAAATTATTGTGATCAGCACTCATAGCTAGGCAGCGATTACTTAATTTAGGCTTAGGCTGGCACTTTCTCATTAATGTAATCGACAACAGCCTGAACCGTCAGAATTTGCTCGGCTGCTTCGTCTGGAATTTCGATATCAAATTCTTCTTCTAAAGCCATGACGAGTTCAACAGTATCGAGGGAATCTGCTCCCAAGTCGTTAGCAAAATTAGATTCGGGCTTGATATCATTGGGTTCGACTTCCAATTGTTCTGCAACAATTTTCTTGACTTTATCAAAAGTGTCCTGTTGGCTCATAAACCTTCCTCTACGGCAATTGCTAGAACTTCCCCCTGGGATACTATAGTTCTAAGCATTGATTAATTTTATCCGAAAGCAGGGTACATACTACAGGAAGTTCGCTCTAATCGCGAATAAAATTTACTTAGGACTAAAGCTGCCAATAACACACTTCTTCGTTAAAAGCTAGTAATTCAAGGATTGCCCCCTGCCTCCTCGGCTCAAAAAGGGAAGTCGCCACTCCCCGTAATCAGAAGCGATGATAGAAGAGTCAGGCTCAATATCAAAAAATATTTTTAAATTATGGCATCCCCTAATCTCAAGTATGCTTACTTTCCTGGCTGTGTTGCCCAAGGTGCGTGTAGGGAACTTTACTTATCTACGGCTGCACTCACTAAAGCTTTAGGCATCGAATTGGTTGAATTAAAAAAAGCCTCCTGCTGTGGTTCAGGTACGTTTAAAGAAGATTCCCAACTCTTAGAAGACACTGTTAATGCTCGTAATATTACCTTGGCTGAGGAACTGAATTTGCCGCTTTTGACTCATTGCAGCACTTGCCAAGGTGTGATTGGTCATGTTGATGAGCGTCTGAAGCGATCGCAACAAACAGATGCACCCTACGTTGAGCAAATTAACGGTCTCTTAAAACAAGAAGGCTGTTTACCTTATCGCGGTAGTACCCAAGTTATACATTTACTGTGGGCATTAGTAAAAGATTACGGTTTAGATGAGCTACAAAAGCGAGTAACTCGTCAGCTTAAAAACCTCAATTGTGCCGCCTTTTATGGATGTTATTTGCTCAGAGCGCAACAATCTATTCCTTATGATGACCCTTATAAACCAGAGTCAATGGAAAATGTGTTCCGCGCTGTTGGAGCAACACCAATTTATTATCGGGGTCGGACTCAATGCTGTGGTTGGCCACTTGCCAGCTATGCCACAGAGCAATCTTTTCAGATGGCAGGAATGCACATTCAGGAAGCAATAGATGCTGGTGCTGATTGTTTAGTAACACCCTGTCCTTTGTGCCATCTAAATCTTGATTCCCGACAACAAGAGGTTGAGAAAGTAATTAATCGTCAGTTAGGTTTACCAGTACTGCATCTTCCCCAATTAATTGCTTTAGCAGTAGGAATTAGTCCTAAGCAGTTAGGTTTAGATCAGCATATTGTCTCAACGCAACCAGTGTTAGCAAAATTAGGTTTCTCTTAATCAATTAACAATTATCAATTTCCAGCCTACCCTGCGCCTTCAATTATAGTTAATTACACAACAATTAATGGTTAATTGTTTTTTATCCAAGGATTAGGAGGGCCAACAGTCTCTACTGGACTAGCATTTTGAAATTGAGTACCAACGTAGGTTAAAGAATCAGCTAAATGCTTGTGCCAGTAATTCCAAAGTGAATCAGGGCCAATCAGGGTGTGTCCGCCTGGAAATTGATTAAATTCATAGGGAATTTTTAGTGTTTTAAGAACTTGGGCAAACTCTTTAGTTTGCTGTAAAAATTTACCATCTTCATCACCTGCATCTAGATAAATCCGAAATTGTTGGCGTTTAGCTTTAGAAATTCTTTTGATATATGTGACAGGACTGTTTCTTGCACCACTGCGATCGCGAAAATAACCACTATGACTAAACATAACTGAAAAGTTTTGCGGGTTATGTAGTCCTATATTCAAAGCTCCCCATCCCCCAGAAGATAATCCCCCAATTGCCCAAAACTTAGCCGTTGGTAAGGTGCTATAGCGACTTTTAATTACTCTGACCAATTCATTACCAACAGCAGTATTTACCCTGCCATTTACACCATCAATATACTGAGGGTCATAAAAGGGGCTTGCGCCACGTTTATCATTGCCATCAGGAGTAATGATAATGCTATATGGTAGTTTACCAGTGGCATATAGTTGTTCAATTACAGACAGTGCTAAACCTTTTTTAAACCAGTCAGTAGGTCTGCCATTTCCTCCGTGTAGCAAAAAAATTACTGGGTAGCGCTGCTGTGGGTTTTGTCCATAATTGGGTGGCAAAGAAACACCATAGGTACGTTGCCCTCCCATTACAGAGCTAGTGTAGCTTTGAATTTGATAGCTTAACTTGATATCAGGTGCGATCGCTACTGCCGTATCTAATTTAGGCGTAGGAGCCATTCCTAAATACCAGTAGATAGAAGACCCAATACCAAATACAGATAACAAGATAAAAAATATTTTCTTGGTATTGTACCTAACTTTTAACTCCTCAAATTTGTAAATATATCTGAGAGAAGATTTTTTGGGGTATTTACGTCTAGGAAGCTTCTTCATAAAAATTTAAAATAAATCGGCTGATTGAGAATCTGCCAAACTAACCTACTAATATTTTGGCGTAACAAAGCAGACATGATCGCATCCATTTCCCGAAAACCTAAAGAACGGTATGCTAAATATTTCGACTCCCA contains:
- a CDS encoding alpha/beta hydrolase, translated to MKKLPRRKYPKKSSLRYIYKFEELKVRYNTKKIFFILLSVFGIGSSIYWYLGMAPTPKLDTAVAIAPDIKLSYQIQSYTSSVMGGQRTYGVSLPPNYGQNPQQRYPVIFLLHGGNGRPTDWFKKGLALSVIEQLYATGKLPYSIIITPDGNDKRGASPFYDPQYIDGVNGRVNTAVGNELVRVIKSRYSTLPTAKFWAIGGLSSGGWGALNIGLHNPQNFSVMFSHSGYFRDRSGARNSPVTYIKRISKAKRQQFRIYLDAGDEDGKFLQQTKEFAQVLKTLKIPYEFNQFPGGHTLIGPDSLWNYWHKHLADSLTYVGTQFQNASPVETVGPPNPWIKNN
- the acpP gene encoding acyl carrier protein: MSQQDTFDKVKKIVAEQLEVEPNDIKPESNFANDLGADSLDTVELVMALEEEFDIEIPDEAAEQILTVQAVVDYINEKVPA
- a CDS encoding CoB--CoM heterodisulfide reductase iron-sulfur subunit B family protein, coding for MASPNLKYAYFPGCVAQGACRELYLSTAALTKALGIELVELKKASCCGSGTFKEDSQLLEDTVNARNITLAEELNLPLLTHCSTCQGVIGHVDERLKRSQQTDAPYVEQINGLLKQEGCLPYRGSTQVIHLLWALVKDYGLDELQKRVTRQLKNLNCAAFYGCYLLRAQQSIPYDDPYKPESMENVFRAVGATPIYYRGRTQCCGWPLASYATEQSFQMAGMHIQEAIDAGADCLVTPCPLCHLNLDSRQQEVEKVINRQLGLPVLHLPQLIALAVGISPKQLGLDQHIVSTQPVLAKLGFS